The Helicobacteraceae bacterium DNA window AAGAATATACCCCTTATATTCATAAATAAACTTTGGGCTTTTGCGGGGGGGGGGGGGGGCTTTACGTGTGAACCTGAAATAAACCGAATCTATCTGAAAAGTATTAGTTAAATAACTAAGATTAAATTAAAAACGTCGCGTTTTTTCGATCAAAAGCGCTTAGTCCGAAGATTCCACTATATAAAAGTAATCGGGATTGAAGGCGGTATAGTATGGCTTTATAATCGCCTCGATATAGGCGTTTAGGCGATTTACTCTCGTTACTCTGCCCACTTTCACGCCCGCGAAAAATATGCCGTCTAAGCCGTTGGTAACCACCTCGTCGCCCTCTTTCACGTTCATCCACGCGGGTATATAGCGAACGATCATCTCTTGATCGGATCTGCCCATCGCTATGCCGGGCGTTTTTTCTTCTCCGATATAGACCGAATAGGAGCACTCCATATCGCCGTTAAGCAGCGCTTTAGCGTAACCGCCGATTGAATCCACAACGATTCCCGCCGCTTCGTTGTTGTAGATTAAGCCTTTAACCTCCGTCGGTTTCAGATCGCCGTAGTCGATTATGATTTTGCGCATATCGGGTAGCTCCGCGTAACTTAGAGCGCGAACCACTCTGACGCGAAATTTGGGCGGCGTTTCATAACCTTTGAGCTTGGATAAATTGACTATTTCCGCCGCGAACGCGTTTAAAACGACCTGATCCTCTTTTAGCCGTTTGTTTTCCTCTCGCAAACGCTCGATCGACTCGACTTGCTCAAAATGCGAGCTAAACCACTCGTCGCAACGTTGCGCCGCCGAGAGATAATACGATTTTACGGCGGAGGTGAATTCGATAAACAAGGTTCCGCTCGTAACGCTAAACTTAACCGCCAGCGCGGCGATCAATATCGCCGCGACGATTAGTAAAGTGAGCTTTGGCATATCTTACGAGTCGTAGGCTATCTGCTGTAAAAAGTCGATCTCTTCCAACACGCGCCCAGCGCCTTTGGCGACCGCCAAAAGCGGGTCTTCGGCGACATATACGGGCAATCTCGTAGCTTCGGATAAAAACTTGTCGATCCCTTTTAATAGCGCGCCGCCGCCGGCAAGAATAATGCCGTTTTCCACAATATCGCCCGCAAGATCGGGCGGCGTTACCTCAAGCACGTCTTTGAGCGCGTCTAAAATATCTTTAAGCGTGTCTTGCAGAGCCTCCCTAGCGTCGTCGCTCGTAAACTCTATGCCCGCCAATAACCCCGTGATCTGATCGCGCCCTTTGACAAACATTGAAAGTTGCTCTCTTGGCGCTACGGCGTTGCCGATTTCTATTTTAATCTCCTCCGCGACGCGCTCGCCTACCAATAGATTGTGCTTACGCTTGATGTAATCGATGATAGCCGTATCGAGCTTATCGCCCGCAACGCGAATCGATTTGCTGATCACGAGACCGCCTAGCGAAACCACGCCGATCTCGGTAGTGCCGCCGCCAATATCCACCACCAGCGAACCGCGCGGCTCTTTCACCGGCAATCCCGCGCCGATCGCCGCCGCCATCGGCTCTTCGATCAGATAGACCTCGCGCGCGCCCGCGCTCATAGCGGACTCTTTGATCGCTTTTCGCTCCACCTGCGTTACGCCGTAGGGAACGCCCACTATTATGCGAGGACGAACGAAGGTCTTGCGCCTATGCACCTTCTCTATAAAGTAGCGAATCATTCGCTCGGTCATCTCAAAATCGGCGATCACGCCGTCTCTCATCGGACGAATTGCCACGATATTGCCGGGCGTTTTGCCCACCATCTCCTTAGCCTCGTGTCCGACGGCTAGAATACGGTTGCGCCCCGAAGAATCGCGCTGGATAGCCACGACGCTTGGCTCGTTGATCGCGATCCCTTGCCCGCGAACAATCACGACGGTGTTAGCCGTGCCTAAATCGATTGCTATATCGCTTGAGAATAGCCCGATAAGCTTGTCAAAAAACATAATTTTCCTTTAGGCGCTTTTCTTTTCCCGCGCCGGTTTAATATACAGGGGTTTTTCCTGACTTTGCACGCAACCCGCGTTGACGATCACTTCGTAGCCCTCTAGCTCCGGAAGTTCATACATGCTTTCGCAGGTAACTTTCTCTAGGATCGATCTTAATCCGCGCGCGCCTGTTTTACGCTTAATCGCCTGTCTCGCTATAGCGCGAACGGCGTCCTCTTCAAAGGTGAGTTTCACCCCGTCGATGGCGAAGAGCTTCCTATACTGTTTCAAAAGCGCGTTTTTCGGCTCGGTCATAACGCGCATCAAATCGTCTTCTTCCAGCTCTTTTAGCGTCGTAATAACGTGAAGCCGCCCGATAAGTTCCGGAATTAAGCCGTAATGCACAAGATCGTCCGGCTCCGTTTCGCCAATCAGCGATTGCGCGTCTCTTGCCACCGCGTCTTTTGAACGCGCAAATCCTAGCGAATTTTTGCCTAATCTGCGCGATATAATCTCCTCTAATCCGTCAAAAGCGCCGCCGCACACAAACAGGATATTGGTGGTGTCCATCTGAACGTAATCTTGTTGCGGGTGTTTGCGTCCGCCGCGCGAAGTTACGTTTACCTGCGCGCCCTCGACGATTTTTAATAGCGCTTGCTGAACCCCTTCGCCGCTAACGTCGCGGGTAATCGATCTGTTTTCGCCAAGCCGCGCGATTTTATCGATCTCGTCGATAAAAACTATGCCGCGTTCCGCTTTTTTTAGATCGCCGCCGGCGTTTTGCAACAGTTTCGTCAGAATGTTCTCCACATCCTCGCCCACGTAGCCCGCTTCGGTCAAACTTGTCGCGTCGGCTATCGCGATCGGCACGTTGAGATAACGCGCCAACGTCTGCGCCATAAGCGTCTTGCCGCTACCCGTCGGACCGATTAACAGCACGTTGGATTTAGATATTTCACTCTCGTCCTCGATCTCGTGCTGGCGGAATATGCG harbors:
- a CDS encoding rod shape-determining protein is translated as MFFDKLIGLFSSDIAIDLGTANTVVIVRGQGIAINEPSVVAIQRDSSGRNRILAVGHEAKEMVGKTPGNIVAIRPMRDGVIADFEMTERMIRYFIEKVHRRKTFVRPRIIVGVPYGVTQVERKAIKESAMSAGAREVYLIEEPMAAAIGAGLPVKEPRGSLVVDIGGGTTEIGVVSLGGLVISKSIRVAGDKLDTAIIDYIKRKHNLLVGERVAEEIKIEIGNAVAPREQLSMFVKGRDQITGLLAGIEFTSDDAREALQDTLKDILDALKDVLEVTPPDLAGDIVENGIILAGGGALLKGIDKFLSEATRLPVYVAEDPLLAVAKGAGRVLEEIDFLQQIAYDS
- the clpX gene encoding ATP-dependent Clp protease ATP-binding subunit ClpX; translation: MTMKICDFCGASETEENPILTGSSAKICKTCVTSAYRILSDGELAKIKAMDIAEFSPKALKEILDGYVIGQEEAKKTFAIAVYNHYKRIFRQHEIEDESEISKSNVLLIGPTGSGKTLMAQTLARYLNVPIAIADATSLTEAGYVGEDVENILTKLLQNAGGDLKKAERGIVFIDEIDKIARLGENRSITRDVSGEGVQQALLKIVEGAQVNVTSRGGRKHPQQDYVQMDTTNILFVCGGAFDGLEEIISRRLGKNSLGFARSKDAVARDAQSLIGETEPDDLVHYGLIPELIGRLHVITTLKELEEDDLMRVMTEPKNALLKQYRKLFAIDGVKLTFEEDAVRAIARQAIKRKTGARGLRSILEKVTCESMYELPELEGYEVIVNAGCVQSQEKPLYIKPAREKKSA
- the mreC gene encoding rod shape-determining protein MreC codes for the protein MPKLTLLIVAAILIAALAVKFSVTSGTLFIEFTSAVKSYYLSAAQRCDEWFSSHFEQVESIERLREENKRLKEDQVVLNAFAAEIVNLSKLKGYETPPKFRVRVVRALSYAELPDMRKIIIDYGDLKPTEVKGLIYNNEAAGIVVDSIGGYAKALLNGDMECSYSVYIGEEKTPGIAMGRSDQEMIVRYIPAWMNVKEGDEVVTNGLDGIFFAGVKVGRVTRVNRLNAYIEAIIKPYYTAFNPDYFYIVESSD